A genome region from Vulpes lagopus strain Blue_001 chromosome 7, ASM1834538v1, whole genome shotgun sequence includes the following:
- the FEZF2 gene encoding fez family zinc finger protein 2, with product MASSASLETMVPPACPRAGASPATSKTLAFSIERIMAKTSEPRAPFEPRPGTLEADGGQGKKLLNLCSPLPCMIPLQPLGYEVPSKTLLSYSELWKSSLRAGGGGGGGGGGGGGGGGGGGGGGGGGGAPVCGASGLCKTNCGVCCKADLGLAPSALPAGRVIKPQVINQAVGLPASGSLYYFNYLDSAAYPPSELLGGHLFPSGLLNAQAPAALAAHPKLFLLENAKLAGLAADKFPHPAPYAHKERLPAPLEQVLKENSALTAERGGVKGHSKLPGGPADGKPKNFTCEVCGKVFNAHYNLTRHMPVHTGARPFVCKVCGKGFRQASTLCRHKIIHTQEKPHKCNQCGKAFNRSSTLNTHIRIHAGYKPFVCEFCGKGFHQKGNYKNHKLTHSGEKQYKCTICNKAFHQVYNLTFHMHTHNDKKPFTCATCGKGFCRNFDLKKHVRKLHDSVGPAAPSTKDLTRTVQS from the exons ATGGCCAGCTCGGCTTCCCTGGAGACCATGGTGCCCCCGGCCTGCCCGCGCGCTGGAGCGTCGCCGGCCACTTCCAAGACGCTGGCCTTCTCCATCGAGCGCATCATGGCTAAGACGTCGGAGCCCCGTGCGCCCTTTGAGCCCCGGCCGGGGACGCTGGAGGCAGACGGCGGCCAGGGCAAGAAATTGCTCAACCTCTGCTCGCCGCTGCCCTGTATGATCCCCCTCCAGCCCCTAGGCTACGAGGTGCCGTCCAAGACGCTGCTCAGTTACTCGGAGCTCTGGAAAAGCAGCctccgggcgggcggcggcggcggcggcggtggaggaggaggaggaggaggaggaggcggcggcggcggcggcggcggtggcggggGGGCCCCGGTGTGCGGCGCCAGCGGCTTGTGCAAAACCAACTGTGGCGTGTGCTGCAAGGCCGATCTGGGCCTGGCGCCGTCTGCGCTGCCGGCGGGCAGGGTCATCAAGCCGCAGGTCATCAACCAGGCGGTGGGGCTGCCGGCCAGCGGCTCGCTCTACTACTTCAACTACCTGGACTCTGCCGCGTACCCGCCGTCTGAGCTCCTCGGAGGCCACCTCTTCCCATCTGGCCTCCTCAATGCACAGGCCCCCGCCGCCCTGGCTGCGCACCCCAAGCTCTTTTTGCTGGAGAACGCCAAGTTGGCCGGCCTGGCCGCGGACAAGTTCCCCCATCCGGCCCCCTACGCGCACAAGGAGCGCTTGCCCGCGCCGCTGGAGCAGGTGCTGAAGGAGAACTCGGCCCTGACTGCCGAGCGCGGCGGCGTCAAGGGCCACAGCAAGCTGCCCGGGGGCCCTGCGGACGGCAAGCCCAAAAACTTCACCTGCGAGGTGTGCGGCAAG GTGTTTAATGCTCACTATAACCTCACCCGCCACATGCCGGTCCACACCGGAGCCAGACCGTTCGTGTGCAAAGTCTGCGGCAAAGGCTTCCGCCAGGCCAGCACGCTCTGCAGACACAAAATTATCCACACCCAG GAAAAGCCGCATAAATGCAACCAGTGCGGCAAAGCCTTCAACCGCAGCTCCACGCTCAACACGCACATCCGCATCCACGCGGGCTACAAGCCCTTCGTCTGCGAATTTTGCGGCAAAGGCTTTCACCAAAAAG GCAACTACAAGAACCACAAGCTGACCCACAGCGGCGAGAAGCAGTACAAATGCACCATCTGCAACAAGGCCTTCCACCAGGTCTACAACCTGACCTTCCACATGCACACCCACAACGACAAGAAGCCTTTCACGTGCGCCACTTGCGGCAAAGGGTTTTGCAGAAACTTTGACTTAAAGAAACACGTGCGCAAACTCCACGACAGCGTGGGgcctgcagccccctccacaAAGGACCTGACTCGGACAGTGCAGAGCTGA